Proteins co-encoded in one Phalacrocorax carbo chromosome 5, bPhaCar2.1, whole genome shotgun sequence genomic window:
- the NADSYN1 gene encoding glutamine-dependent NAD(+) synthetase, whose translation MGRSVRVAACALNQWALDFEGNLERISRSIDIARSRGARYRLGPELEICGYGCSDHYYESDTILHSFQVLAKLLESPVTQDIICDVGMPVLHRNVRYNCRVIFLNKKILLIRPKISLANAGNYRELRWFTPWNKPRHVEEYFLPRIIQEVTGQETVPFGDAVLATKDTCLGAEICEELWAPNSPHIEMGLDGVEIFTNSSGSHHVLRKAHTRVDLVNSATAKNGGIYILANQKGCDGDRLYYDGCAMISMNGETVAQGSQFSLDDVEVLVATLDLEDVRSYRAEISSRNLAASKVNPYPRVKVNFALSCSDDVAVPTCMPIQWRHHSPEEEISLGPACWLWDYLRRSKQAGFLLPLSGGIDSSATACIVYSMCHQVCLAVKNGNADVLADVRRIVNDETYVPEDPREFCKRVFTTCYMASENSSQDTCNRAKLLAEQIGSYHINLNIDAAVKAIVGIFSMVTGRTPCFSVYGGSNRENLALQNVQARIRMVVAYLFAQLTLWTRGMPGGLLVLGSANVDESLRGYLTKYDCSSADINPIGGISKADLKSFIQYCIENFQLTALRSIMSAPPTAELEPLVDGQVAQIDEADMGMTYAELSIYGKLRKIAKAGPYSMFCKLLNMWKEICTPREVASKVKHFFRMYSVNRHKMTTLTPSYHAENYSPDDNRFDLRPFLYNTTWSWQFRCIDEQVSKLEKKEGISLAEDVD comes from the exons aTGGGCAGGTCGGTGAGGGTGGCCGCCTGCGCCCTCAACCAGTGGGCCCTGGACTTCGAAGGGAACCTGGAGAGGATTTCCAGAA GTATTGACATCGCCAGAAGCCGAGGTGCTCGGTACCGGCTTGGTCCAGAGCTCGAAATCTG TGGTTATGGCTGCTCGGATCACTATTATGAATCTGACACAATCTTGCATTCGTTTCAAGTTCTGGCGAAGCTTTTGGAGTCTCCAGTTACTCAAGATATTATCTGTGATGTGGGAAT GCCTGTTCTGCACAGAAACGTGCGCTACAATTGTCGAGTGatctttttaaataa aaaaattcttCTGATCAGACCAAAAATATCATTGGCAAATGCAGGAAACTACAGGGAACTTCGATGGTTTACCCCGTGGAACAAACCAAG GCACGTAGAGGAATATTTCCTACCCAGGATAATTCAGGAAGTCACTGGACAG GAAACTGTTCCTTTTGGGGATGCAGTGCTAGCAACCAAAGATACCTGCCTAGGGGCGGAAATATGTGAAGAACTTTGGGCACCAAACAG CCCTCATATTGAAATGGGGCTTGATGGTGTGGAAATTTTCACTAACTCTTCAGGGAGTCACCATGTGCTGCGCAAGGCTCACACCCGGGTGGATTTGGTGAACTCTGCCACAGCAAAG AATGGTGGAATATATATTCTAGCTAACCAGAAAGGCTGTGATGGTGATCGCCTATATTATGATGGCTGTGCCATGATTTCGATGAATGGAGAAACAGTTGCACAAGGATCCCAGTTTTCACTCGATGATGTG GAGGTGCTGGTTGCCACTCTGGACTTGGAGGATGTTCGAAGTTACAGAGCAGAGATTTCATCTCGTAACTTAGCG GCAAGTAAAGTGAATCCGTATCCCAGGGTAAAAGTGAATTTCGCTCTGTCATGTTCTGATGATGTAGCTGTACCTACTTGTATGCCAATCCAGTGGAGACATCATAGTCCTGAGGAGGAGATCAG CCTCGGTCCTGCATGTTGGCTTTGGGACTATTTAAGGCGCAGCAAACAG GCAGGATTTCTCCTACCTCTTAGTGGTGGAATTGACAGCTCTGCTACAGCTTGCATAGTGTACTCTATGTGTCATCAGGTTTGCCTGGCAGTCAAGAATGGAA ATGCAGATGTGCTGGCTGATGTGCGCAGGATTGTGAATGATGAAACCTATGTCCCTGAGGATCCTCGAGAATTTTGCAAGCGTGTCTTTACCACTTGCTATATGGCTAGTGAGAACTCCTCCCAGGACACGTGCAACAGGGCTAAACTTCTGGCTGAGCAAATAGGCAG CTATCACATCAATCTGAACATAGATGCGGCTGTGAAAGCTATCGTGGGAATTTTCAGCATGGTGACAGGTCGAACTCCCTGTTTTTCTGTCTACGGAGGCAGCAACAGAGAAAACCTGGCACTCCAGAACGTGCAG gcTAGAATAAGAATGGTCGTTGCCTACCTGTTTGCTCAGCTGACACTCTGGACTCGTGGGATGCCAGGGGGACTTCTGGTGCTAGGATCAGCCAATGTGGATGAAAG TCTCCGAGGTTACTTGACGAAGTACGATTGTTCAAGTGCTGATATCAATCCCATCGGTGGAATCAGCAAGGCTGACCTGAAGAGCTTCATACAATATTGCATTGAAAATTTTCAGCTCACGGCGCTCAGAAG TATCATGTCAGCTCCACCCACTGCAGAGTTAGAGCCCCTGGTGGATGGACAAGTGGCTCAAATTGATGAG GCAGATATGGGGATGACATATGCAGAGCTCTCAATCTATggcaaattaagaaaaattgcAAAGGCTGGACCATACAGTATGTTCTGTAAGCTGCTTAATATGTGGAAGGAAATTTGTACTCCAAGAGAG GTGGCATCAAAGGTTAAGCATTTCTTCAGGATGTATTCAGTTAACAGACATAAAATGACCACCCTCACTCCTTCCTACCACGCTGAAAACTACAGTCCGGATGACAACCGATTTGACCTGAGGCCTTTCCTTTACAACACCACATGGTCCTGGCAGTTTAGGTGTATAGATGAACAG GTATCCAAgctagaaaaaaaggaaggaatatcTCTAGCTGAAGACGTGGACTGA